The following nucleotide sequence is from Sphingomonas telluris.
GGGTGGATCACCTGCCGGAGAGCCACCAGCGCAAGTGGCTCTATTACAAGCTCTTCCCGAACGTCGCGTTCGACATCTACCCGGACCAGGTCGACTTCATGCAGTTCCTGCCGATTAGCGCGACGGAGTCCGTGATCCGCGAGATCAGCTATGGCCTGCCGGACGGGCGCCGCGAGATGAAGGCGGTTCGCTACCTCAACTGGCGCATCAACCGCCGCGTGAACGCGGAAGACACGGAGCTGATCACCCGCGTCCAACTGGGCATGCAGTCGCCGACCTACGTCGCGGGACCACTGGGAACGAGCGAGGTCTGCCTGCGCAGCTTCGCCAAGAAGCTCAGGCGGATGATCCCGGAGTCGCGGCAGGAATCGCCGCCTCCAGCGGGATGGAGCCGGCACGCGAATTGAGGCGGTGCATGGCGAGGCGGATCATCAAGCCGGCTGCTAAGAGGACAAGGCCCCACAGATTGGCCTCAAGGCCAACCCCATAAGCAGCGAACAGGACGAACAGCAGCGCGACAGCGCACACGATCCGAGCGCCTGGCGTGGGACTCGCTCTCCACGCGGCCAGAGCTCCAACGCCGTAGAGGGGCAGAATGCCCGCCGCCGAGAGCAAGATGATGAACGTGAAAAGGCTTGCGGTCGCCTTGCTGCTGTTCGCGAGAAGCAGGAGGATCGTCAAAACGGCGACGAGAATCTGAGCGTTGACGGGCGTCCCGGCGCCCCTGGTTTTCGCCAGCGATGCCGGAAGGTCGCCTCGCAACGCTAAGGAATAGGTCAGCTCGCCGGTCCCGAGGATCAATCCGTTGAGGCAGCCGAACGCGCTGATTGCGATCGCGAGCGCGGCAAGAGAAGCGGCGACAATTCCCCATCGCGATACCAGGACATCGGCATAGGGTGCCGGCGAGCTGACGATCGTGCCCGCTGGAAGCAGCAGCAAGATAGCCGTACCCGCAAGCATGTAGAGGAGGACGACGAAGATCGTCCCTCGAAAGATGGCGCGCGGAAGGGTGCGCTCGGCGTCCCGGACCTTTCCGACCGGTGCAGTGGCATTTTCGAACCCGGTAAGCGTGTAGAACGTGAGTGCTGTTGCGGCAGCGAGGTTTGCGAATGTGATCGGCATTGGCGCGAGGGGTTCGAACCTGGTCGCGCCGGCCCCGCGCTCTGCGAACAGCCAGATGACCGCCAGAAGCGGCAGGACCTTGATCGCGACAGTGAGGATCGACAGTCCGCCAGCCGCGCGCACGCCCATCGCATTTACGACCGTGAGGATCACGACGCAGAGAATCGCGAGAGGAACGACGGACTGGGTGGAGTTGAAGGGGGCTCCGATGAAGGAAAGAGCGGCCGAGGCGCCAATGGCGACGGAAGCCGCCGCGACCCAGTTCGAAAACCAGAAAGACCAGGCGACGAGGAACGCGACCGTCGGCCCGAACTCACGTTCGATATTCGCCTGGATCCCGTCTCCGCCGAGCCTGGACATCTGCGCAAGCGCGAACGCGATGCAGAGAATGCCCACGCCGCTGATCGGCCACGCAATCAGCGCATTCTGTCCCAGCGGCGCGAGGCTCACTGGAAGCATGAAGATGCCGGCCCCGATGATGCCTCCGACCACCAGGGCCGAGGTCATCCAAATCCCCATCTTGCCGTCGTCGCGTTCTGTCATCGTCCCGCCCCCGCCAGTTTCGAACGACGCTGACGCTACAAACGCTTACCCTTACTCAGGCGCGGGCCTGGACCCGCCTCATCAGGAAGTAGACCGGAATGCCGGTCGCCAGAAGCGCCGCGCCCCAGGCTGTCGCTTCGCCACCGGCTCCGTAGAAAGTCCAAATCGCGTAGGCGGCGCCGATGAGAGCACAGCCGGTCACGAGCGCTCCCTTCGCCTGCCCCCGTTTGATCAGCGCAAGCATCGTCACCGCTCCGGCGAGGTAGAGCACAAGCGTCGCGACGGTCGCGAGCAGGACGATGAACGAATAAATCTCGATCATCCCGCCGC
It contains:
- a CDS encoding APC family permease, coding for MTERDDGKMGIWMTSALVVGGIIGAGIFMLPVSLAPLGQNALIAWPISGVGILCIAFALAQMSRLGGDGIQANIEREFGPTVAFLVAWSFWFSNWVAAASVAIGASAALSFIGAPFNSTQSVVPLAILCVVILTVVNAMGVRAAGGLSILTVAIKVLPLLAVIWLFAERGAGATRFEPLAPMPITFANLAAATALTFYTLTGFENATAPVGKVRDAERTLPRAIFRGTIFVVLLYMLAGTAILLLLPAGTIVSSPAPYADVLVSRWGIVAASLAALAIAISAFGCLNGLILGTGELTYSLALRGDLPASLAKTRGAGTPVNAQILVAVLTILLLLANSSKATASLFTFIILLSAAGILPLYGVGALAAWRASPTPGARIVCAVALLFVLFAAYGVGLEANLWGLVLLAAGLMIRLAMHRLNSRAGSIPLEAAIPAATPGSSA